From a region of the Toxotes jaculatrix isolate fToxJac2 chromosome 7, fToxJac2.pri, whole genome shotgun sequence genome:
- the si:dkey-96l17.6 gene encoding kinesin-like protein KIN-14E: MYVNSSGAENGSYSLTFLGKKVGRHHSVAPAGKQRAWETTNMSICAEDPLVSSQPRRVPVASQVLEDLPGSVPELKDERPCPIIHNTQFDQYEDNSAGKIRVLCRIRPVSRTEATQGGTIVVEKIDDYSVTVETPRGPREFQFDKVFSPEASQEELFLDTNRLIQSAIDGYNVCIFAYGQTGSGKTFTMVGDKEQKNPGIMPRSFNAIFDIIRENSTKFDFKVSAYMLELYNDRLQDLFVSLAGEAHAQTQSHGQARRVEIKRNRKGVVFAQGAETKEASSAQELYALFQQACANRHISATKMNVESSRSHLIVGIMVESRSLTNGSVSTGKLSLVDLAGSERAAKTGARDHQLKEANSINKSLSALGDVISALSAELPHVPYRNSKLTQVMQDSLGGNAKTLMIVNISPSECNIDETLTSLVYATRVKTITNNAQRNVDSKEIAQLKEVIMKLRSGQTVEEEDV; the protein is encoded by the exons atGTATGTGAACTCTTCTGGAGCTGAGAATGGATCCTATTCACTCACCTTCCTGGGAAAGAAAGTAGGGAGGCATCACTCTGTGGCTCCTGCAGGCAAGCAAC gCGCCTGGGAGACAACTAACATGTCTATCTGTGCTGAGGACCCTCTGGTGTCCTCACAGCCCAGACGGGTCCCAGTGGCATCACAGGTGCTGGAGGATTTACCAGGCAGTGTACCCGAGCTGAAGGATGAAAGGCCGTGTCCAATAATTcataacacacagtttgaccagtaCGAGGACAACTCAGCAG gcaAAATCCGAGTGTTGTGTCGAATTCGACCAGTGAGCCGAACCGAGGCTACGCAGGGTGGGACCATCGTTGTGGAAAAAATAGATGATTACTCTGTTACCGTGGAAACCCCTCGTGGTCCGAGGGAGTTTCAGTTCGACAAGGTGTTCAGTCCTGAAGCTTCTCAGGAAGAACTGTTTCTGGACACCAACAG ACTGATCCAGTCAGCTATCGATGGTTACAACGTCTGTATCTTTGCATATGGCCAGACGGGCTCAGGGAAGACCTTCACCATGGTGGGGGACAAAGAACAGAAGAATCCCGGGATCATGCCGAGGTCTTTTAATGCTATATTTGATATCATACGGGAGAACAGTACCAAATTTGACTTCAAG GTTTCGGCCTATATGCTGGAGCTGTACAACGACAGGCTGCAGGACCTCTTTGTGAGCCTGGCTGGAGAGGCCCATGCACAGACCCAGTCCCATGGCCAGGCCAGGCGGGTGGAGATCAAGAGGAACAGAAAGGGGGTTGTGTTTGCCCAAGGAGCAGAGACAAAGGAGGCCTCCAGTGCCCAGGAGCTCTACGCTCTGTTCCAGCAGGCCTGTGCCAACCGACACATCTCTGCCACCA AGATGAATGTGGAGAGCTCCCGCTCTCATCTCATTGTTGGCATCATGGTTGAGAGCAGGAGTCTGACCAATGGGAGCGTGAGCACTGGGAAGCTGAGCCTTGTGGACCTGGCAGGCAGTGAGAGAGCAGCCAAGACTGGCGCCAGGGACCACCAGCTAAAG gaGGCTAACTCCATTAACAAGTCCCTGAGTGCCCTGGGTGATGTGATCTCAGCCTTGTCTGCTGAACTGCCCCATGTACCATACAGGAACAGCAAACTGACACAG GTGATGCAGGACTCCCTGGGTGGCAATGCCAAAACCCTCATGATTGTCAACATTTCTCCTTCAGAATGCAACATCGATGAGACTCTCACATCGCTCGT TTATGCCACAAGAGTCAAGACCATCACCAACAATGCTCAGAGAAATGTGGATAGCAAAGAAATTGCCCAACTGAAAGAG GTGATCATGAAGCTGAGGTCAGGACAGACAGTGGAAGAGGAAGATGTTTGA